The Bradyrhizobium sp. CCBAU 051011 DNA segment CTTACCATTGCCAGAAAGGCTACCAACATTCTAATAGAACCAAGTTCATCTGACTTGCGGATTCTCAGCCGCGCGATGGAGAGAATGCGATCGCGGCGCGCGCCACGCGGCAGCTAGAGTGCTGCGGGGCGCCTCGTTCATCTTCGCTTCCGTCGCGTCGTCGCGTGGCGCCGAACCGAGCACCTCGACGGTTGCGGTGGCTCCCGCAACGAGTTCGTTTCGCTCGGTGCGGTTGAGAGCAATGCGGACCGGAACGCGCTGCGCCAACCTCACCCAGTTGAAGGTCGGATTAACGTTGGCGAGCAGGGTAGAACCGGCGCTGCGATCCCGGTCCTCGATACCGGCCGCGACGCTCTCCACCGTGCCCTGCAACACATGGCTGCTTCCCATCAGCCGCACCTTGACCGGGTCGCCGATGTGGATGCGCTGCAGCTTGGTTTCCTCGAAATAGCCCTGAACGTGCAGCGTGTCGGTATCGAGCAGCGCCATCACACCCTTTCCGGGCGTGAGGTAGGCGCCCGGTCGCAGCTCCATATTGGTGACGATGCCGCTGACGGAGGCGCGCACCTCGCTGCGATCGAGATTAAGCTTCGCAAGAGCGCGGTCCGCGACCGCCTGATCAAAGCTTGCCTTTGCCGTAGCTTGCGTGGCGACGACCTGATCCATCCTCTGCCTGGAAACAACGACATCGGTTGTCAGCGCACTGTAGCGTTTCAGGTCGGCATTGGCATTGTCGAGCGTGGCGCGTCTGGCGTCCAGCACCGCCTCGGCCTGTTCCAGCGCGATGGCGTACCGGGCCCGATCGATCCGGAACAGCACGTCACCGCTTTGTACTTGCTGGTTGTCTCGAACCAGAACCTCGCTCACAAAGCCGGAGACATCGGGAGCCACGGGCACCACGTCGGCGCGAACGTGACCATCACGGGTCCAGGGCGCTTGAAAATAATAATCCCACAGCCTGTAGCTGGCCCACATGGCGGCAAGCACCATGACACCGGTCACCGCGAAGCGGCGTAGCGAATTCAGAAGGGTTTTCATGACACCAACTCCTTGGAGGCGACGTTAGGCAGGGGCACGGCACTATCGCGGTTTTCTCGATCCCGGCAGCGCCTGGCGGCTTCGAAGCCATGCATCCCGGTCTGCCACTGCAAGCCAACAATTGTCCCCTTCACGGGCTGCAGTAAACGCAATGCCGCAAGCCCGGTAATGGGTACCCAGATCAGCAATTGAAGCCAAACGGGAGGTGAATAGGCCATCTCGACGGCAAGGAGTGCCGGCACGACAAGGTGGCCGACGACAGCGATCACAAGATAGGCTGGAAGGTCGTCTGCGCGTTGCGCCGTGTAATCCTCGCCGCAAACCTCGCAGCTGTTGACCACCTTCAGGAAGCGGCCGAACAGATGGCCTTGACCACAGTTCGGGCACTTCATCGTGAATCCGCGCCACAGGGCTTTCGGAAACGAAACAGGCGTGGTCATGAGAAAAACTCCTTGGAAGCGAAGACGAAGCTGGTGACGATGCAGACATAAACGGCGAAATCGAACAGTGCGGGATGCCAGACGTGACGATAGAAACCGACGCGCCCCATCACCTTGCTCACTACGCGAGCGACGACATAGGCAAGCACGCTCCAGAGCAGGAGGTTCGGGACAATCACGCCGAACAGATCGAGTTGGTATTTCATGCCGCGATTGTCCTCTGTTCGATTTCCTGCGGTTGATAGGGCGGCGATTCCGGGAAAAGCCCGGAACGAATGCCGGCGAGACTCACAAGCACTTCATCGTGGGCTTCGCCCGATGAATCCCGCAACGTGAATGCGATCGTGTCGTCGAGCTGTCCGATCAGGGCATCGGGAAGCCGGCCCGTAGGTTGGGCCCTGCAAATCGAAGCAAGACGAGCGAGGAACGCTTCGATCGCCGCCCTTGTGCGGCGCGACAAGCCGGGGCTCACCCGCCTGATGTCGAGAACATTCAGCGCCGTTCGAAGTTGGCGGAGACTTGCGGCGTCGCTCCTTGCCTCGGCAGGAACCACGGTGATCCGCGCCGCAAGTAACGCCAGGCGATGCTGCATCAGACTGGCAAGGGCAAAAGGATCCTGGTCCGATTTGCGTTCTGCGACCGCAGCAAGCGTTGTCCAATTGCTCCGGAGCAATCGACTTGCGATCCACTCAGCCCCGAGCAGGCGAACGATGCCGCAGATCACGCCGGTCAGTGCGACGCCCAACATAAGCGCCAGGCTTGAGTTGGCATAAAGGGAGAAATCGGCCGAGTAGCTTTCAGTCAGCGCCAATTGCACTGAGATGTAGATGGCAAGTATTGAGCCGACGCGCGCTGTCGCGGGCCGCGCAGCCATCCAGCCGAACAACAGGAAAGTCGGCATGAGTGCGGCAATCAGCATTTCCAGCGTCGTAATCCGCGGCAGCACGCCAAAAAGGTAGATTCCATGTATGGCGATGACGATGAGAAACAGGCCATAGAAGTTGCGGAATGTCGGAAGTGGGTCGTCTGCGCCGGCGAGGAAGCTGCCGACGACGGCGGCAAACAGCGGAGCGACGACGCCGTCGGACCAGCCGGTCGCGATCGAGAACATGCTGCAAGCCAGCACGGCAAGCGCCACGGACGCGGCAGTGAGGAGCGCAGACCCGTGGTCCCGGTGCGGGACGGCCATGGTCAACCTGTCAGGTCTGAACACGAGCGGAAGCGAATCCGGATGGCGACCATCGGCGATCGCCGCGCGCAAAAGCCGGCAATCCTGCATGACGTCCACAAGATTGCGCAGCCGGATGACGAGACCGGCGACCGTGATGTCGGTCCAGCCCGCATCCACGTCCAGAACGGGCCGAACCTCGTCAAGTGCTGCGCGCAACGCATCGGCCTCCTGACCATTGCGGCTGCCGTCTTCGAGCCATCGCGCGGTCCTTGCGCAGATTGCGGCAACGCGCGTCGACGCTTCTTCGTCCGAATTGAGTGCGAGCTTGCGGTCCTCGATCGATCCGAGCAGGGGAAGTAGCGACAGCATGTGCTGTCGCAGGCGCTGCAAGCCTTGCGCAATATTCGTGGAAGCGGCGACCTCATAGCCGAGATGGCGCCCAAGCTGGTCGATTTCGGACGCTGCGGCGGCGAGGCGGATGCGTTCGCGGTCCCTATCCTGTTCGCTGCCACGGCCGGTGAGGACGTCCAGGCCAAGCCGGCGTGCACCGGCGAGCCAGGTATCGGCTTGCGCGGTGATGCCAGAGGCTACGCTTCGTGGCAGCACGATCATGGCAACGACGCTCGCGCAGAGGATGCCAAGCCCGATCTCCTGCACACGGGCGACCACGATGTCGAAAGCCGATTGAGGCGTTGCAACGATTGGGAACCCAAGCAGCGCCACGGTGTAGCCTGCCAGCATGAACACATAGCTGCGCGGTGTGCCGTCGATCAGCGAGAGGTACAGGCAAATGCCGACCCAGAGCGCGATGCCGAGGCTGAGGAACTCAGGCGCATTGACGAGGTTCGGGACCAGGATGATCGTGCCTGCCGCTCCGATCAGCGTCCCCAGAACGCGATAGACGGCTTTAGAGTAGGTCGCCCCGGTGAACAAGTTGGCGGTGATGTAGACCGAGGCCATCGCCCAGTATGGACGCGGCATGTCCAGCAGGAGCGCGATCGAGAATGCCGACATCGCCGCTGCAAACGTCCTCAGCGAAAAGAGGAGGGCGGCATGTCGATTCCAGAATGAGGAAGGCTGGGTCATGACGATTGTGACATCCGCGGATTGTTATTTCAGCAGCGCATCCCGCTCGGAACTGCAATGCAGGGACCGACGTTGGCTTGCGAAGCTGCTGGGAAGAACGCTAGCCCACATGCCTGCATTTCCGGACGCCTCGGTGCAGTGGCCGAGGTGCGTCGGTGTCCGGACGGCGCCGATGCTGCCGTCGGGCTTCAGGACGGTCACGAACACCATGAGGCACAGCACTTTGGCGGCGAGCATGGCGAGGGTCACAAAGTCGTTCATGTCAGCTCCCGTCAGTCGGCTTTGGCTGCACTTGTCATACGAGGTCCGAGCGGCCGCGGCTTTGCCCGGATTGCCGATGCTTTGTCATTTGTTGCTGTCGACGTGGCCTGAGCCCCTTCCATCGCTGCGAACGCGTCGAGTGGGCTGCGTTGCTCGGGCTGGATGAGGTCTTGGTCCGGAACGACATCCAGCTTGGATCCAAATTCTGTGGCGAGTTGCATTCCCGAATGCGCGGTATCGAACACCACCCGTTCCGGCCATTTGTGGTCCGAATGGATTCGCAGATTGACCCTCGCATTGGGAGCAATCGCGGAATGTGAATGATCAGCGGGACCTGGAAGCCACCAATCGGCGGCCAACAGCGCCACGAGAAGGACACTGCCCACCCAAACAAAGTACTGACGTATCGGCATGGCGAGGAGACCCTCGGTGGCTTACCAAGGCGAACATAATGGTATGACGGGCCACCGGCTTTGCATTGCGTGCTCTCGCCTTGTCATTTGTTGCTGATGACTGGCGCGCCAGCGACATGCAGGTTCAGGCCAAAAACCGAAAGCGATTGCCTGGCATCCGTCAGAGAGAACCGGAATGGTTGCGATCCAGCCGTTTGACGATATTGACCTGGCGCTGACCCGTCGCCTGCTGAAGGCTCGCGTGAAATTGGCTTGGCTGGAGAAGCTGAGCGCCAGCGCTGTGTCCACCAAGGGCCGATCGCCATGGATCAACAACGCTTTCGCGCGCTCGAGGCGCTTGGCGCTGACTCACACGAGATAGCCGGATACTCCGTCCCACAGTAATTTCAGCGCTGTCACGACCAACAATCCGTAGCAGACCCGATAAATCTGGCGTTGGTCCAAACTTCCGTGCAGCCGCCAGCCGGCCCACACGCCAGCGGGAATGGCGAGCACGCAAAGCGCCATCAATGTCCAGACGTTACCTGTTGGCTTCACCAGCAGGAGCCAGGGCACCGCCTTGGTCGCGTTGCCGACGGTGAAGAACAGGCTGGTCGTCCCCGCGTAGACGTCCTTGCTGAGGCCGAGGGGCAGCAGATACATCGCAAGCGGCGGTCCGCCCGAATGCGCCACCATCGTCGTGACTCCCGAGGCAAGGCCGGCGGTGATCGCCTTCGGCGTCGAACGTGGGCGCGTCGTCACCTCTGCGCCTGCAACAAGCCACAGCACGACAAAGATCAGGGTGATCGCGGCCATCGCGATCGCGATGGCGCGGTGGTCCAGGAAGCGGAATAGCAGATAGCC contains these protein-coding regions:
- a CDS encoding HlyD family secretion protein, with product MKTLLNSLRRFAVTGVMVLAAMWASYRLWDYYFQAPWTRDGHVRADVVPVAPDVSGFVSEVLVRDNQQVQSGDVLFRIDRARYAIALEQAEAVLDARRATLDNANADLKRYSALTTDVVVSRQRMDQVVATQATAKASFDQAVADRALAKLNLDRSEVRASVSGIVTNMELRPGAYLTPGKGVMALLDTDTLHVQGYFEETKLQRIHIGDPVKVRLMGSSHVLQGTVESVAAGIEDRDRSAGSTLLANVNPTFNWVRLAQRVPVRIALNRTERNELVAGATATVEVLGSAPRDDATEAKMNEAPRSTLAAAWRAPRSHSLHRAAENPQVR
- a CDS encoding DUF983 domain-containing protein, which gives rise to MTTPVSFPKALWRGFTMKCPNCGQGHLFGRFLKVVNSCEVCGEDYTAQRADDLPAYLVIAVVGHLVVPALLAVEMAYSPPVWLQLLIWVPITGLAALRLLQPVKGTIVGLQWQTGMHGFEAARRCRDRENRDSAVPLPNVASKELVS
- a CDS encoding DUF1656 domain-containing protein: MKYQLDLFGVIVPNLLLWSVLAYVVARVVSKVMGRVGFYRHVWHPALFDFAVYVCIVTSFVFASKEFFS
- a CDS encoding FUSC family protein, which encodes MTQPSSFWNRHAALLFSLRTFAAAMSAFSIALLLDMPRPYWAMASVYITANLFTGATYSKAVYRVLGTLIGAAGTIILVPNLVNAPEFLSLGIALWVGICLYLSLIDGTPRSYVFMLAGYTVALLGFPIVATPQSAFDIVVARVQEIGLGILCASVVAMIVLPRSVASGITAQADTWLAGARRLGLDVLTGRGSEQDRDRERIRLAAAASEIDQLGRHLGYEVAASTNIAQGLQRLRQHMLSLLPLLGSIEDRKLALNSDEEASTRVAAICARTARWLEDGSRNGQEADALRAALDEVRPVLDVDAGWTDITVAGLVIRLRNLVDVMQDCRLLRAAIADGRHPDSLPLVFRPDRLTMAVPHRDHGSALLTAASVALAVLACSMFSIATGWSDGVVAPLFAAVVGSFLAGADDPLPTFRNFYGLFLIVIAIHGIYLFGVLPRITTLEMLIAALMPTFLLFGWMAARPATARVGSILAIYISVQLALTESYSADFSLYANSSLALMLGVALTGVICGIVRLLGAEWIASRLLRSNWTTLAAVAERKSDQDPFALASLMQHRLALLAARITVVPAEARSDAASLRQLRTALNVLDIRRVSPGLSRRTRAAIEAFLARLASICRAQPTGRLPDALIGQLDDTIAFTLRDSSGEAHDEVLVSLAGIRSGLFPESPPYQPQEIEQRTIAA
- a CDS encoding sulfite exporter TauE/SafE family protein, giving the protein MELTVATILVTFAGVFLICFMKGAFGGGFSIIGIPLLSIVMDPVTAGGLLAPLFIAMDLFALLYWKPSTWSKPDLLALLPGLVTGIGLGYLLFRFLDHRAIAIAMAAITLIFVVLWLVAGAEVTTRPRSTPKAITAGLASGVTTMVAHSGGPPLAMYLLPLGLSKDVYAGTTSLFFTVGNATKAVPWLLLVKPTGNVWTLMALCVLAIPAGVWAGWRLHGSLDQRQIYRVCYGLLVVTALKLLWDGVSGYLV